The genomic segment ATAAGAACTGATGGTATTCATCCAACTTGGAAGAGGAGTCAGGTCGCGGGCCAAATCAAGACTTTTAGGGACCACCTCGTTATTGCCAAATACGGAATTAATAGTCATCACTTCCGGATGCATGTCGCCTATCCACACCAGGCGGTCGCGTTTAATCCCATCCCATAGGTAATCCTGCATATTCAAATGAACGGTATAGGCTCCGGTCATCCATATTTTGTTAAGCCTCTCGTCGTTACAGGTAAATGATCCCAGGTAAGGAATATTGCGATAGGTAAAAATTGCACTGATTTCCTTAATATCGATTTTAACGCCAGGATCGACCAAATCTATCCGTACAAAACGGAAACCGGAATTACCCACCTCCAGGCGTCCCAGCCAGGGCAAAGTAACTACAAAATCACGCATGGCATGGTCGTTGGTTGCCCCGGACTGACCAACATCGCTCATGGTCTCGCTTACCGATTCTCCAAAACGGATACGAACCCGTCCGACCGGATTTTTATTGTTGATACTGGTAATTAACTCAATTCCCCCCTGAATTTCTTTTCCGAAATCAAGAATTATTCCCCCTAAAGAATCTTTAGTGCTGATCAGTTGCAGGTATTTCCCGGAGTATAAATCTGCCTGGCCGATTCCCGGTTTCAGGATACTCTCCGGATTTTTAACCAACTTCCCGGTATTGTCGGAAACCCAGACTATACGCTTAGCAGTCAGGTATTTTCGAGTCAGACCGGTAGGCCGGACTGTCCAGGCTTCCTTCTTGTCAAAAACCGGAGGAAGCTGGGCCATAGCCGGTATTATAATCCCCGTTAAAATAACGATTATAAAAAAACGTGATAACATGTTTTTCATAGGTGTAATTTATTTAATTGTCCATCATTTTTATTTTCAATTGCTTCTCTTAAAGAGTTTTTAATCTCATTAAAATTTCTAGTTTTCCTGTATTTCGAAATTCCCGGAAGGGAAATGATATAAAGTAGTCTCCCCTTCCCTCCTAACCGGAACATATTTCTTTTCATCAAAAGCTTTGCCGTTGATCCTTATGTTTTTCCCACTGGGTAAAGCCACCAGTCCCGATGAATTAGGCGGGATGTTAATCTGCCAATTCAAATGGCCAGCCTCCTTTTTCCAGCTGCTCATAATTGTACCATAA from the Bacteroidota bacterium genome contains:
- a CDS encoding alpha-L-rhamnosidase, translated to MLSRFFIIVILTGIIIPAMAQLPPVFDKKEAWTVRPTGLTRKYLTAKRIVWVSDNTGKLVKNPESILKPGIGQADLYSGKYLQLISTKDSLGGIILDFGKEIQGGIELITSINNKNPVGRVRIRFGESVSETMSDVGQSGATNDHAMRDFVVTLPWLGRLEVGNSGFRFVRIDLVDPGVKIDIKEISAIFTYRNIPYLGSFTCNDERLNKIWMTGAYTVHLNMQDYLWDGIKRDRLVWIGDMHPEVMTINSVFGNNEVVPKSLDLARDLTPLPSWMNTISSY